The Anaerotignum faecicola genomic interval CTCTGAAAATGAACGACTTCACGTTCGCGCAGGAACTTGAGCGGTTCTCTGACTTCCGGGTTGTCGATGATGCGGATTAAGTTGTCGTAGGTGGTTCTGGCCTTCTGTTCGGCCGCTAAGTCTTCCGTTAAGTCGGTGATGGCGTCGCCCTTGGACTGGAACTCACAGGCGTTAAACGGGACGCCTGCCGCGGCGGTGGGCCACAGAGCCGTGGTGTGATCGACGTAGTAGGCGTCAAAGCCGGCAGTTTTTGCCTGCTCCGGGGTTAAATTCTTTGTCAGCTGGAAGACAATGGCGCAGATCATCTCTAAATGAGCCAGCTCTTCCGTACCAATATCGGTTAAAAGTCCGCCTACTTCCTTGCATGGCATGGAGTAACGCTGGGAAAGAT includes:
- a CDS encoding manganese catalase family protein, yielding LSQRYSMPCKEVGGLLTDIGTEELAHLEMICAIVFQLTKNLTPEQAKTAGFDAYYVDHTTALWPTAAAGVPFNACEFQSKGDAITDLTEDLAAEQKARTTYDNLIRIIDNPEVREPLKFLREREVVHFQ